The following proteins are co-located in the Sporolactobacillus pectinivorans genome:
- the tsaD gene encoding tRNA (adenosine(37)-N6)-threonylcarbamoyltransferase complex transferase subunit TsaD yields the protein MSINVNQKTLILGIETSCDETAAAVVENGRIIRSNAVASQIDIHRRFGGVVPEVASRHHVDQITLVCEEAIEKSGVSWSDLDAIAVTQGPGLIGALLVGVNGAKALAFAHSIPLVPVHHITGHIYANRFVRELEFPLIAMVVSGGHTELIYMKEHGSYQVVGTTRDDAAGEAFDKVARTLGLPYPGGPEIDNLAGNGKPSIHFPRAWLEEGSLDFSFSGLKSAVINYIHNEQQRGHEISKVDIAASFQESVAEVLVRKTMMAAERYRAKQILVAGGVSANSKIRLEMEQAAGTRGIPLTIPPLKLCTDNAAMIAASGTIGFLKGTRADLSLNGSPNLPIEAF from the coding sequence ATGAGTATCAATGTAAATCAGAAAACATTAATTCTTGGGATTGAAACCAGCTGTGATGAAACAGCGGCAGCTGTTGTAGAAAATGGCAGGATCATCCGATCCAATGCGGTGGCTTCCCAGATTGATATCCATCGGCGGTTTGGAGGTGTGGTCCCGGAGGTAGCTTCTCGCCACCATGTCGATCAGATCACGCTGGTTTGCGAAGAGGCAATAGAAAAATCGGGAGTGTCATGGTCAGATCTGGATGCCATCGCTGTGACCCAGGGACCCGGATTGATCGGAGCCCTGCTCGTCGGGGTGAATGGGGCAAAGGCACTTGCCTTTGCACATAGCATTCCGCTCGTTCCGGTTCACCATATTACCGGGCACATTTATGCCAACAGGTTTGTCCGTGAGCTGGAATTTCCGCTGATTGCGATGGTTGTGTCCGGCGGGCACACTGAATTGATTTATATGAAAGAACATGGATCCTATCAAGTGGTCGGGACGACACGGGACGACGCAGCCGGGGAAGCATTCGACAAAGTCGCCCGGACGCTCGGACTGCCTTATCCGGGCGGTCCCGAGATCGACAATTTGGCGGGTAACGGAAAACCGTCGATTCATTTTCCAAGAGCTTGGCTTGAGGAAGGATCTCTGGACTTTAGCTTCAGCGGCTTAAAATCGGCAGTCATCAATTATATTCATAACGAACAACAGCGGGGTCATGAGATCAGCAAAGTGGATATTGCCGCAAGTTTTCAGGAGAGTGTTGCTGAAGTACTTGTAAGAAAAACAATGATGGCAGCCGAGCGCTATCGTGCAAAACAGATTCTTGTTGCCGGCGGAGTTTCAGCCAACAGCAAAATCAGGCTAGAAATGGAACAGGCAGCCGGAACACGCGGCATCCCGCTGACTATTCCTCCGCTTAAGCTTTGCACAGATAACGCGGCGATGATTGCCGCATCCGGAACCATTGGTTTTTTAAAGGGTACACGGGCAGACCTGTCCTTAAACGGGAGCCCGAACCTTCCAATCGAGGCATTTTAA